One Vibrio penaeicida DNA segment encodes these proteins:
- the dnaE gene encoding DNA polymerase III subunit alpha yields MSDPKFVHLRIHSDFSMVDGLSKVPPIVKKVAEYGMPAMALTDFTNLCGLVKFYNTAHGNGIKPIIGADFTMQSDEFGDELTKMTVLATDNTGYKNLTLLISDAYQRGHVQHQPVIEKEWLAKYSEGLIVLSGGRVGEIGRALLKGNTALVSECVEFYQTYFPDRFYLELTRTGRPDEESYLHFALELAEQAELPVVATNEVVFITEDQFDAHEIRVAIHDGFTLEDPRRPKNYSPQQYLRSEEEMCELFSDIPEALENSVEIAKRCNVTVRLGEYFLPNFPTEGMAIEDFLVKKSQEGLERRLAFLFPDEDERLKRRPEYDERLEIELDVVNKMGFPGYFLIVMEFIQWSKDNDVPVGPGRGSGAGSLVAYALDITDLDPLEYDLLFERFLNPERVSMPDFDIDFCMDKRDQVIDHVAEMYGRDAVSQIITFGTMAAKAVIRDVGRVLGHPYGFVDRISKLVPPDPGMTLEKAFVAEPQLPEIYEADEEVKELIDMCRILEGCTRNAGKHAGGVVISPTTITDFAPIYCDAEGNFPVTQFDKNDVETAGLVKFDFLGLRTLTIIDWALGLINPRLEREGKEKVRIESIPLNDQPSFKLLQNSETTAVFQLESRGMKDLIKRLQPDCFEDIIALVALFRPGPLQSGMVDNFIDRKHGREAISYPDETWQHETLKETLEPTYGIILYQEQVMQIAQILAGYTLGGADMLRRAMGKKKPEEMAKQRAIFEEGAIKNGVDGELAMKIFDLVEKFAGYGFNKSHSAAYALVSYQTLWLKKHYPAEFMAAVMTADMDNTEKVVGLVDECIRMKLTLLPPDINAGLYRFNVDETGAIVYGIGAIKGVGEGPIDNIIEAREKGGYFKDLFDFCARIDLKKVNKRVIEKLIYAGALDRLGPHRAAMMASLNDAVKAASQHHQAESFGQVDMFGVLTDAPEDVETKYTQVPAWPEKVWLEGERETLGLYLTGHPINAYLKELGKYTSCRLKDAQPTRRDQSLTISGLVIAARVMTTKRGTRIGLMTLDDRSGRMEVMLFSDALERYAELLEKDKILVISGQVSFDDFNGGLKMSAREVMDLGNAREKYARGLSVSIQEQQIDEHFFERFNQILEPHRAGTVPVNVYYQRSDARARLALGVEWRVTPADTLLDDLKELLGHSQVELEFN; encoded by the coding sequence ATGTCTGACCCGAAATTTGTACACCTACGTATTCACAGTGACTTCTCTATGGTCGATGGCCTTTCTAAAGTGCCACCTATAGTCAAAAAAGTGGCTGAATACGGGATGCCTGCAATGGCGCTGACAGATTTTACAAACCTTTGTGGTTTAGTGAAATTTTATAATACGGCGCATGGGAATGGTATCAAGCCTATCATCGGGGCAGATTTCACAATGCAGTCGGATGAATTTGGTGATGAACTCACAAAAATGACGGTATTGGCAACGGATAACACGGGTTATAAAAATCTGACTTTGTTGATCTCAGATGCGTACCAACGTGGTCATGTACAGCACCAGCCGGTTATAGAAAAAGAATGGCTGGCGAAATACAGCGAAGGTCTTATCGTACTTTCAGGTGGGCGTGTTGGTGAAATTGGCCGTGCTTTACTGAAAGGCAATACTGCTCTTGTATCTGAATGTGTTGAATTTTATCAAACTTACTTTCCAGACCGCTTCTATTTGGAACTCACCCGTACAGGTCGACCTGATGAAGAAAGTTATCTGCATTTTGCTTTAGAACTTGCTGAGCAAGCAGAATTGCCCGTTGTTGCGACCAACGAAGTGGTATTCATTACTGAAGATCAGTTTGATGCACATGAGATTCGCGTTGCCATTCACGATGGTTTCACACTCGAGGACCCTCGTAGACCTAAAAACTACAGCCCACAGCAGTACCTTCGTAGTGAAGAGGAAATGTGTGAGCTGTTTTCAGATATACCTGAAGCACTAGAAAACAGCGTAGAAATTGCCAAACGCTGTAACGTAACCGTGCGTTTAGGCGAATATTTTCTGCCAAACTTTCCTACTGAAGGTATGGCGATCGAAGACTTTCTGGTTAAGAAATCGCAAGAAGGCTTAGAGCGGCGATTGGCTTTTCTCTTCCCCGATGAAGATGAACGCCTCAAACGCCGTCCAGAATACGATGAACGCCTAGAGATAGAGCTCGACGTTGTCAACAAAATGGGGTTCCCTGGTTACTTCCTTATTGTTATGGAATTCATCCAGTGGTCGAAAGACAATGATGTACCCGTTGGACCTGGGCGAGGTTCTGGTGCAGGGTCGCTTGTGGCTTACGCGTTGGATATTACCGATCTCGACCCATTAGAATACGATCTTCTATTCGAACGTTTCCTCAACCCAGAACGTGTATCCATGCCCGATTTCGATATCGATTTTTGTATGGATAAGCGTGATCAAGTTATTGATCACGTGGCTGAAATGTACGGTCGTGATGCGGTATCGCAGATCATTACATTCGGTACCATGGCTGCAAAAGCGGTTATTCGAGATGTGGGGCGTGTGCTTGGTCACCCATATGGATTTGTTGACCGAATATCGAAACTTGTTCCACCTGACCCTGGGATGACGCTAGAGAAAGCATTTGTTGCAGAGCCACAACTTCCCGAGATTTATGAAGCCGATGAGGAAGTAAAAGAACTCATCGACATGTGTCGTATTTTAGAAGGCTGTACTCGAAACGCGGGTAAGCATGCCGGTGGTGTTGTTATTTCACCAACGACCATTACCGACTTTGCTCCTATCTACTGCGATGCTGAGGGTAACTTCCCTGTAACTCAGTTTGATAAGAACGACGTAGAAACGGCAGGTTTGGTTAAGTTTGACTTCTTGGGGCTACGAACGCTGACCATCATCGATTGGGCGCTTGGCCTAATTAACCCTCGATTGGAGCGTGAAGGCAAAGAAAAAGTCCGTATAGAATCTATCCCTCTTAACGACCAACCGTCATTTAAATTGTTACAAAACTCCGAGACTACCGCGGTATTCCAGCTGGAATCTCGCGGTATGAAAGATCTGATCAAACGGCTTCAACCCGACTGTTTTGAAGACATAATCGCATTGGTAGCCCTGTTCCGGCCGGGACCGCTTCAATCGGGCATGGTAGATAACTTCATCGACCGTAAACACGGACGTGAAGCCATCTCTTATCCAGATGAAACATGGCAGCACGAAACGCTGAAAGAGACGCTGGAACCGACTTACGGCATCATCCTGTATCAAGAGCAGGTGATGCAGATTGCCCAGATCTTGGCGGGTTATACGCTAGGCGGCGCCGACATGCTTCGCCGAGCGATGGGTAAGAAAAAACCAGAAGAAATGGCCAAACAACGTGCCATTTTCGAAGAAGGCGCCATAAAGAATGGGGTCGATGGCGAACTCGCCATGAAGATCTTCGACTTGGTAGAGAAATTTGCAGGTTACGGTTTTAACAAATCTCACTCAGCTGCTTACGCGTTGGTTTCTTACCAGACGCTTTGGTTGAAAAAGCATTATCCAGCGGAATTCATGGCGGCAGTAATGACTGCTGATATGGATAACACAGAAAAAGTTGTCGGTTTGGTAGATGAATGCATAAGAATGAAGCTGACTCTGTTACCACCAGACATCAATGCTGGTTTATATCGGTTTAATGTCGATGAAACCGGTGCCATCGTTTATGGTATTGGAGCCATTAAAGGTGTTGGTGAAGGACCCATCGATAACATTATTGAAGCACGTGAAAAGGGCGGTTATTTTAAAGATCTTTTCGATTTTTGTGCTCGTATCGACCTTAAAAAAGTCAACAAACGTGTTATCGAAAAACTGATTTATGCCGGTGCGTTGGATAGACTCGGTCCACATAGAGCAGCCATGATGGCATCGCTCAATGATGCAGTGAAAGCCGCGAGCCAACACCATCAAGCGGAATCGTTTGGTCAGGTTGATATGTTTGGTGTCCTAACGGATGCACCCGAAGATGTTGAAACGAAATATACCCAAGTTCCCGCATGGCCAGAAAAAGTTTGGCTAGAAGGGGAGCGTGAAACCTTGGGTCTGTATTTGACCGGGCACCCAATTAATGCCTATTTAAAGGAACTCGGTAAGTACACCAGTTGTCGACTTAAAGATGCGCAACCAACTCGCCGTGACCAATCTTTAACCATTTCAGGGTTAGTGATTGCCGCACGTGTTATGACAACCAAACGCGGTACGCGCATTGGGCTTATGACACTGGATGATCGCTCTGGGCGCATGGAAGTGATGTTGTTCTCAGATGCGCTCGAAAGATATGCAGAACTGCTTGAAAAAGATAAAATTTTGGTCATTTCCGGACAGGTCAGCTTTGATGACTTTAACGGTGGGCTTAAAATGTCCGCGCGCGAGGTTATGGATCTCGGAAATGCGCGTGAAAAATACGCTCGTGGTTTGTCCGTTTCTATACAAGAACAACAAATTGATGAACATTTCTTTGAACGCTTCAATCAAATATTGGAGCCGCACCGAGCGGGAACAGTGCCAGTTAATGTATATTATCAGCGCAGCGATGCGCGAGCCCGTTTAGCACTGGGCGTGGAATGGCGAGTAACGCCAGCAGATACATTACTAGACGATTTAAAGGAGCTGCTTGGTCATAGCCAGGTAGAACTCGAATTTAACTAA
- the rnhB gene encoding ribonuclease HII, producing the protein MPKKATQDFPPFEYPTGYQLFAGVDEVGRGPLVGDVVTAAVILDPNNPIEGLTDSKKLSEKKRQALFPEIKEKALAWAVGRCSPEEIDELNILQATMVAMQRAIAGLDTQPSFALIDGNRVPELPMAGLAVVKGDLRVAEISAASIIAKVVRDSEMEELDKRHPEFGFANHKGYPTKAHFEAIEKHGVIAEHRKSFKPVKRALGIE; encoded by the coding sequence ATGCCTAAGAAAGCAACGCAAGACTTTCCTCCATTTGAATACCCTACGGGTTATCAGCTTTTCGCGGGTGTAGACGAAGTCGGTCGTGGTCCATTGGTTGGTGACGTAGTGACTGCTGCGGTTATTTTAGATCCTAACAACCCCATTGAAGGACTGACCGATTCAAAGAAATTGTCTGAGAAAAAACGCCAAGCGCTTTTCCCTGAAATCAAAGAAAAAGCACTGGCTTGGGCAGTAGGTCGTTGTTCTCCAGAAGAGATAGATGAACTGAATATTTTGCAAGCCACGATGGTAGCAATGCAACGAGCCATTGCAGGATTGGATACACAACCGAGCTTCGCGCTTATTGATGGTAATCGTGTCCCTGAGTTACCTATGGCTGGTCTAGCTGTAGTAAAAGGCGATTTAAGAGTAGCGGAAATCAGTGCTGCATCCATTATCGCCAAAGTAGTACGAGATAGTGAGATGGAAGAGCTTGATAAAAGACACCCAGAATTTGGATTTGCAAATCACAAAGGGTATCCGACCAAGGCGCATTTTGAAGCAATCGAAAAACACGGTGTTATAGCTGAGCACAGAAAGAGCTTTAAGCCTGTAAAACGCGCACTTGGGATCGAATAG
- the lpxB gene encoding lipid-A-disaccharide synthase — protein sequence MTSGTGPLRVGIVAGELSGDTLGAGLMEAMKRQYPDAEFVGIGGPKMKALGCESLFEMEELAVMGLVEVLGRLPRLLKVKADLVKHFTQNPPDVFIGIDAPDFNLRLELSLKKAGIKTVHYVSPSVWAWRPKRIFKIDAATDLVLAFLPFEKAFYDKYNVACEFVGHTLADAIPLQPDKKEARAHLELEQDKTWLAVLPGSRGGEVGLIAKPFIETCKRLNQKHPDVGFVVAAVNEKRKAQFEQIWKDIAPELNFVIVQDTARNVITASDAVLLASGTVSLECMLLKRPMVVGYKVNRLTGWIVQKLAITEFVSLPNILAGKELVKEFILDGCHPDFLYPEIEKALFGDNQALISEFTEMHQWIKKDADHQAATAVLNLIGK from the coding sequence ATGACTTCAGGTACTGGTCCGTTAAGAGTTGGCATCGTTGCTGGTGAATTATCTGGTGATACGTTAGGTGCTGGTCTTATGGAAGCGATGAAAAGGCAATATCCAGATGCCGAATTTGTCGGTATTGGCGGACCCAAAATGAAGGCGTTGGGCTGCGAATCTCTGTTTGAGATGGAAGAGCTAGCCGTGATGGGGCTTGTAGAAGTATTAGGGCGCTTGCCTCGGCTTTTGAAAGTAAAAGCGGATCTAGTAAAGCACTTTACGCAAAACCCACCGGATGTGTTCATTGGTATAGACGCGCCTGACTTTAACTTGCGATTGGAATTGAGCCTCAAGAAAGCAGGGATTAAGACTGTCCATTATGTCAGTCCATCTGTATGGGCTTGGCGTCCAAAGCGAATTTTTAAAATTGATGCCGCAACGGATTTGGTTTTGGCTTTCCTGCCATTCGAGAAAGCTTTTTACGACAAATACAACGTAGCCTGCGAATTTGTCGGTCATACACTCGCAGACGCGATCCCCCTTCAGCCCGATAAAAAAGAAGCAAGAGCGCATCTCGAGCTTGAGCAAGATAAAACTTGGTTAGCCGTATTGCCTGGTAGCCGAGGAGGGGAAGTAGGTTTGATTGCTAAGCCGTTTATCGAAACGTGTAAACGCCTTAATCAAAAACATCCCGATGTTGGTTTTGTTGTTGCCGCTGTAAACGAAAAGCGAAAAGCGCAATTTGAACAGATCTGGAAAGACATCGCTCCCGAACTCAACTTTGTCATTGTTCAAGATACAGCTCGAAATGTGATTACGGCGTCTGATGCAGTATTACTTGCTTCTGGCACAGTAAGTTTAGAGTGCATGCTACTTAAGCGCCCTATGGTTGTCGGCTACAAAGTAAATAGACTGACAGGTTGGATAGTTCAGAAGTTGGCGATTACAGAATTTGTTTCTCTACCCAATATACTGGCAGGTAAAGAGTTGGTGAAAGAATTCATTCTTGATGGGTGCCACCCAGACTTTTTGTATCCTGAAATTGAAAAAGCCTTGTTTGGTGACAACCAAGCTTTAATCAGCGAATTTACAGAGATGCACCAGTGGATTAAAAAAGATGCCGATCATCAAGCCGCTACTGCCGTTCTCAATTTAATTGGAAAATAA
- the lpxA gene encoding acyl-ACP--UDP-N-acetylglucosamine O-acyltransferase, with protein sequence MIHESASIHPSAVIEGNVRIGAGTTVGPFTYISGDIEIGENNEIMSHVVIKGPTIIGNENRIFPYAIVGEECQDKKYSGEDTRLIVGDRNVIRESVQMHRGTVQDKGETRVGSDNLFCVNAHIAHDCIVGDNVILGNNATLAGHVTVEDYVILTALSPVHQFCTLGAHCFVGGGSIVVQDVPPFVMAQGNHCKPFGINIEGLKRRGFEKKEIHAIRRAYKSLYRNGLTLEEAKTEIAKEADEFKAVQQFLDFLGNSQRGIIR encoded by the coding sequence ATGATTCATGAATCTGCCTCTATTCATCCTAGTGCGGTTATTGAAGGTAATGTTCGTATCGGTGCTGGCACAACGGTAGGGCCATTCACTTATATTTCGGGTGATATCGAAATTGGTGAAAACAACGAGATTATGTCTCATGTTGTGATTAAAGGTCCGACAATCATCGGTAATGAAAACCGAATCTTCCCCTATGCGATCGTAGGTGAAGAATGTCAGGACAAAAAATACAGCGGCGAAGATACTCGTTTGATTGTTGGCGACCGCAACGTTATTCGAGAAAGTGTACAAATGCACCGTGGCACAGTTCAGGATAAGGGTGAAACTCGCGTTGGTAGTGATAACCTATTCTGTGTTAACGCCCATATTGCTCATGATTGTATTGTGGGTGATAACGTTATTCTAGGTAACAATGCGACATTAGCGGGTCATGTTACAGTCGAAGACTACGTGATTCTAACTGCCCTTTCTCCGGTTCACCAATTTTGTACGTTGGGTGCTCACTGCTTTGTTGGCGGCGGATCCATTGTTGTACAAGACGTACCACCTTTTGTTATGGCGCAAGGGAATCACTGTAAACCTTTTGGTATCAATATCGAAGGGCTGAAACGCCGAGGGTTCGAGAAAAAAGAAATCCATGCTATTCGCCGGGCTTATAAGTCCCTTTACCGTAATGGACTGACGCTTGAAGAAGCGAAAACAGAGATTGCAAAAGAAGCGGATGAGTTTAAAGCTGTACAGCAGTTTTTGGATTTCTTAGGTAACTCGCAACGTGGGATTATTCGATAG
- the fabZ gene encoding 3-hydroxyacyl-ACP dehydratase FabZ has translation MDITEIQTLLPHRYPFLMIDRVTDYEEGKYLVGLKNVSVNEPQFTGHFPQLPVFPGVLILEAMAQATGLLAFKTFGAPAENELYYFASVDGAKFRAPVMPGDQMLIEVEFLKERRGIAAFNGKATVDGKVVCSAELKCARREF, from the coding sequence ATGGACATCACGGAGATTCAAACACTTCTTCCACATCGCTACCCTTTCCTGATGATTGATCGTGTTACTGACTACGAAGAAGGTAAGTACCTAGTAGGCTTGAAAAATGTGTCAGTGAACGAACCTCAGTTCACCGGTCATTTCCCACAATTGCCTGTATTTCCAGGCGTATTAATTCTTGAAGCAATGGCTCAGGCAACGGGGCTACTCGCATTTAAAACATTTGGTGCTCCTGCGGAAAACGAACTGTACTACTTTGCTAGTGTTGACGGCGCAAAGTTCCGTGCACCTGTGATGCCAGGCGATCAAATGTTGATTGAAGTTGAATTTTTGAAAGAGCGTCGCGGTATTGCTGCGTTTAATGGTAAAGCGACGGTGGACGGCAAGGTAGTGTGTTCTGCTGAGCTGAAATGTGCTCGTAGAGAATTTTAA
- the lpxD gene encoding UDP-3-O-(3-hydroxymyristoyl)glucosamine N-acyltransferase produces MTTLTLAEIAKIAGGELHGDGSIAVSEFAAMDKAGQGQLSFLSSPKFRKSLDQCKADAILLRESDLEHYSGNSIVVEDPYVAYARIAQVLDTTPSPASNIHKTAVIDESVSLGENVSVGANAVIESGVCLGDNAVIGAGCFVGKNTSIGSNTKLWSNVSVYHDVTIGSDCLIQANAVIGSDGFGNANEKGEWIKIPQVGGVRIGDRVEIGACTTIDRGTLDDTVIEDNVVLDNQIQIAHNVHVGYGTAMAGAVIVAGSTQIGKYCQFGGGAVVNGHITIVDQVVVTGMSMVMRDIEEKGVFSSGVPVQPNKEWRKMVPRVHKIAELDRRLKSVEKELKS; encoded by the coding sequence ATGACAACATTAACCCTTGCAGAAATCGCGAAAATTGCAGGTGGTGAGTTACACGGAGACGGCAGCATTGCCGTTTCCGAGTTTGCTGCCATGGACAAAGCTGGTCAAGGTCAGCTTTCTTTTCTTTCTAGTCCCAAATTCAGAAAATCACTCGATCAGTGTAAAGCGGATGCTATTTTATTACGTGAGTCCGATCTGGAGCATTACTCGGGTAATTCAATCGTCGTTGAAGACCCATACGTAGCGTACGCCCGTATCGCCCAAGTGCTTGATACGACACCTTCACCAGCTTCCAATATTCATAAAACAGCGGTTATTGACGAATCGGTTTCATTAGGTGAAAACGTATCTGTCGGAGCTAATGCAGTGATTGAATCTGGTGTGTGTCTTGGCGATAACGCTGTGATTGGCGCTGGATGTTTCGTTGGTAAAAATACCTCAATAGGTTCAAATACCAAACTTTGGTCGAATGTTAGCGTATACCATGATGTAACGATCGGTTCGGATTGCTTAATTCAAGCTAATGCTGTGATTGGATCCGATGGATTTGGCAACGCCAACGAAAAAGGTGAGTGGATAAAAATCCCTCAAGTTGGCGGTGTTCGTATCGGAGACCGCGTAGAGATCGGAGCATGTACTACTATAGACCGTGGTACACTGGACGATACCGTAATAGAAGACAACGTTGTTCTAGATAACCAGATCCAAATTGCTCATAACGTCCATGTCGGTTATGGCACCGCAATGGCGGGAGCAGTGATAGTCGCAGGCAGCACTCAGATTGGTAAGTACTGTCAGTTTGGCGGCGGTGCGGTTGTTAATGGTCACATTACGATTGTCGATCAAGTGGTTGTTACTGGTATGTCCATGGTGATGCGTGACATTGAAGAAAAAGGTGTTTTCTCTTCAGGTGTCCCGGTGCAACCGAATAAAGAATGGCGTAAAATGGTGCCACGTGTACACAAGATTGCGGAACTAGACAGAAGACTGAAATCTGTCGAGAAAGAGCTAAAATCCTGA
- a CDS encoding OmpH family outer membrane protein — protein sequence MKTTLKAAALSLALLGTSFFANAAEAAQKVGYVNTAQIFQALPQRESVLQKLQAEFKDQNAELQSLEAKLKTKIEQGRRDGELLGEDGLRKLQIEIGQLQAEYKIKAQSLEQNGQKREAQERQKLLKLIQDTIAKVAEKEGFDVVIDATSLQYAKPELNLSKKVIEQLK from the coding sequence TTGAAAACAACGTTAAAAGCAGCTGCACTTAGCCTAGCCTTACTGGGTACATCTTTTTTTGCCAATGCTGCAGAAGCGGCTCAAAAAGTGGGTTATGTAAATACTGCGCAGATTTTCCAGGCTCTCCCTCAGCGTGAATCTGTTTTACAAAAACTTCAGGCTGAATTTAAAGACCAAAACGCAGAGCTACAATCACTTGAAGCGAAGCTGAAAACGAAAATCGAACAAGGTCGCCGTGATGGTGAATTACTTGGTGAAGATGGTCTTCGTAAACTGCAGATTGAAATTGGTCAACTTCAGGCTGAATACAAAATTAAAGCGCAATCACTAGAGCAAAATGGTCAAAAGCGCGAAGCGCAAGAAAGACAAAAACTGCTTAAGCTGATTCAAGATACAATTGCAAAAGTAGCAGAGAAAGAAGGCTTTGACGTAGTGATTGATGCTACTTCACTCCAATACGCAAAACCAGAATTGAACCTGTCTAAAAAAGTAATTGAACAACTTAAATAA